From a single Botrytis cinerea B05.10 chromosome 4, complete sequence genomic region:
- the Bccia1 gene encoding Bccia1: protein MRLQHLADFKPQAATRAWASIPNPNGLPLIATATSDKSVRVYSLNNFTLHSTLEGGHERSVRSAAWKPGVRTDGALTIATGSFDATMGIWRRKEDAGNGNGNDGGDGPLEMEIGADGEVSKGAQLRRGGEEDEDEGDDWEFSIVLEGHDSEIKNVAYSPSGQWLASCSRDKTIWIWEEIGEEGEDEFETVAVLQDHKADVKCVCWRKDDGNGEVLASGSYDDTILLSREDGEGDWETVATLEGHEGTVWNLDWEPEVSMKTESSDESSAPATPRLLSSSADMSIRIWSKVPTPPPQNKPSYFNPGIPSTMRPGPENETWECTATLPKVHDLPIYSISWSKQTGRVVSTGGDGKIAIYEEQTKGRNSVGGTIEKEWVVLTVLEGAHGPYEINHVTWCQRFDNGKKTPDEEMVITTGDDGLTKAWCIEENVEERTLEA from the coding sequence ATGCGACTCCAACACCTCGCCGATTTCAAGCCCCAAGCCGCGACTCGAGCATGGGCATccattcccaatcccaacGGACTGCCTCTCATCGCAACAGCCACCTCTGATAAATCGGTCCGAGTCTATTCGCTCAATAACTTCACATTGCATTCGACTTTAGAAGGGGGTCATGAGAGAAGTGTGAGATCTGCGGCGTGGAAACCGGGAGTCAGGACAGATGGAGCGTTGACGATTGCGACGGGGAGTTTTGATGCGACgatggggatttggagaCGGAAGGAAGATgcgggaaatggaaatggaaatgatggtggagatggaccgttggaaatggagattggAGCGGATGGCGAGGTGAGCAAAGGGGCGCAgttgagaagaggaggagaagaggatgaggatgagggggATGATTGGGAATTTTCGATTGTGTTGGAGGGACATGATTCGGAAATTAAAAATGTGGCTTACTCGCCCAGTGGACAATGGTTAGCTTCTTGTTCGAGAGATAAGACGATATGGATTTGGGAAGAAATAGGAGAGGAGGGTGAAGACGAATTCGAAACAGTTGCGGTTTTGCAAGATCACAAGGCAGATGTGAAATGTGTTTGTTGGAGAAAAGACGATGGCAATGGAGAAGTTCTTGCGAGTGGTAGTTATGACGATACAATTCTACTATCTAGAGAAGATGGCGAGGGAGACTGGGAGACTGTTGCTACATTAGAGGGCCATGAAGGCACTGTGTGGAATTTAGATTGGGAACCTGAAGTTTCCATGAAGACGGAGTCTAGCGATGAATCATCCGCCCCAGCTACCCCACGGCTCCTCTCCTCATCCGCAGACATGAGCATTCGCATCTGGTCCAAAGTACCCACGCCACCACCCCAAAACAAGCCCTCCTATTTCAATCCCGGAATCCCCAGCACCATGCGACCGGGCCCCGAAAACGAGACCTGGGAATGCACCGCCACGCTTCCCAAAGTCCACGATCTGCCCATCTACAGCATTAGCTGGAGTAAACAAACTGGCCGTGTCGTATCCACAGGCGGAGACGGCAAAATCGCAATCTACGAAGAACAGACCAAGGGAAGAAATAGTGTAGGTGGTACTATTGAGAAGGAGTGGGTGGTTCTTACTGTTCTCGAAGGTGCCCATGGTCCTTATGAGATTAACCATGTTACGTGGTGTCAGCGATTCGACAATGGCAAGAAAACCCCCGATGAAGAAATGGTTATAACGACGGGTGATGACGGACTTACAAAAGCTTGGTGTATCGAAGAAAATGTGGAAGAAAGGACACTAGAAGCATAA